The genomic segment cttcttcacctctctccGTTGCTTTGGATGACTGactccaggtatttaaactcatctaccttCAGTATCTGTCTGATACAGGGCAGTGCgtcagcaagaaggtcctgcgTTCAAACCTCTTGGCTGGCTGGTGCCTGTCTGTATAAAACGCTTCTCCCATACTGCCGATACCAATACTTTTAACCTGTACAGGCAGCTTAtgtaggggagagcagtgtgtcaggATTTATGACATGAATCATCATCAATTTGCatattctgaacacattttaatgaccaccaaatcactgtgatttttacttAGTAAAATGAGTTGACACAACAAAATACACCTacagcttttcatgtattttgaaaccTGTTTTTTGGGGACCTGCAGTGTAAATGTGCCTTTctttaaagcactttgggtcagCTTGGGTGGTATAAATGTGGCTATGaggtgtaaataaaataaaacagacatgGGAGTCAAAACGaaaaggttcagacattttttcATAGTGTATGCTTGAGCTATTTCTCTTTAATTTCCCACCATAATTATGATAATAATTTAACACAGCTGAACTTAATCGGATAGAAAAAGTATCCGCGCTAGTATCCAATACCAGCGTTGGTATCGATACTCCCGATATCTGGATCGATCCCTTCCACCTCTACTGCATAGCAGCACGCGTGAACGGAGCCGGGTGGGAGAGATTAAACGTGAGGAAGCGACAGAAATCAGAttcttgtgtttattttgttttcacacCATCGCAGGACAAACCGCAGGCTTCTGAGGCTCTCTGCAGCTGAGTCGGTGCATCAGCTGCGGTATAGTATTGAGGAAATGTGGAAGTGAATTAGTCAGCTCTGccgcatgtgtgtgtgcctcaCCGCCATTCGCTCTCCGGACCGGTGCTGCTTCTGCTCTCCTCCGCTGCCGTCTTCTTGGACATCGACCTCCGAGCCGCCGCTGCCGCTCTGCTCGTTACTGCATTAAACTCGTCTCCGTGCCGTCCAGCCTCTTGAAACACATCAGCACTCACGGCTTGTGCGGGGAATGGCAACACATCCGGCGCACGAGTATGCTGTCATCAGCTCCATTTCCGTCTCCTGCGTCTTTGCGTAATCGTTGTgtagcttgtttttgttttttcaggatTGCGCAGCAGCTGCTCAGTAAACTACTGCCATCTTTACCTCAGCGTCACAGTTAGTTCAGATTTTGTGCCCAGACAATGGCTGGCGACAACGAGGAAACCGCCCTGAAAGAAGCCAGGAGACGCGAGCGTCAGGTAACTTTGGAGAATGCAGACTCGGACATCGGGTTTTGCGGCTGGCTGCTGGTCggcctctccctcctcctcgtGCTGTTCACCCTGCCCTTATCTATCTGGATGTGCATCAAGATCGTGAAGGAGTACGAGAGGGCTATTATCTTCCGCCTGGGGCGCATTTTGCGCGGTGGAGCCAAAGGACCGGGTTTGTTCTTCATCGTGCCGTGCACCGACAGCTTCATTAACGTGGACATGCGCACCATCACCTTCGACATCCCACCTCAAGAGGTTCTGACTAAAGACTCGGTGACAGTGAGCGTCGATGGCGTGGTCTACTATCGCGTCCAGAATGCTACCCTGGCTGTGGCCAACATCACTAACGCGGATGCAGCCACGCGCCTGCTGGCCCAGACCACCCTGAGGAACGTGCTGGGCACCAAGAACCTGGCCGAGATCCTGTCCGACCGCGAGGAGATCGCGCACAGCATGCAGTCCTCACTGGATGACGCCACGGATGACTGGGGAATCAAGGTGGAGAGGGTGGAGATCAAAGATGTGAAGCTGCCCCTCCAGCTCCAGAGAGCCATGGCGGCTGAGGCAGAGGCGAGCCGCGAGGCCCGAGCCAAGGTGATCGCCGCCGAGGGGGAGATGAACGCGTCGCGGGCGCTCAAGGAGGCCTCCCTGGTGATTGCAGAGTCTCCGTCCGCCCTGCAGCTGCGCTACCTGCAGACCCTCAACACCATCGCTGCCGAGAAGAACTCCACCATCATTTTCCCGCTGCCGCTGGAGATGATGCAGGGCTTCATCAAACACTGAGGAGGCTACAATCCACACACTAACACAACACGCATCACCTGACATATTACACAGTCTCTCCCTCTGTTAGGCATTCCTCTGTAACCTTCAGGTAACAGAGTGGGCTCATTTTCAAGGTTTCCTATTAATAAGCCACGAATTAGTAATTATTAGTGTGACACAGCTGATAGAAAGTTGTGTGGGCTTATTTATAACACTGCTGGGGTGGGTTTTATTGTGAATTTCCACTTGTGGTGTTTTGCAGTGAACCATGGCAAACACACCTACAGCAGCTCGATTTACTGCTGTAGAAGCCATGAGGCAAAGCCTAAGCCAAGCCCCTTTTTTACATAGCAGGGATTGAAACCCATAATTAATTATATTAGGGCATTTTACAAGATATGtcatagattaaaaaaataaactgggatGAACACAAATAGAGTCATTATGAAAAAAAGCAGTCATAAATGGCTCCACTCTGTCATTTACATAGCTCTGTGGCTGTAGAATTAAACCACTAGTGCTAAGATGATGCTTGGTGAGTTGCTCCCTGTGGTTTATAATACACCGAACTGAGACGGTGGcatttttatttccttgttTCATCTGAACCCAGCCCGCCGCATTTAACCAGCAGCAGCACTCGCACATAGATCAGGAAATAAtaactgtattttcttttagcAAAGCAAGTTTGCTCACTTTGCTTTGCTCTGTTTAGCTGACCAACCTCGGCTCTCCATCAGCTCTTGTCCATTCAGCATGCTCGCTCAGT from the Oreochromis niloticus isolate F11D_XX linkage group LG1, O_niloticus_UMD_NMBU, whole genome shotgun sequence genome contains:
- the LOC100698362 gene encoding erythrocyte band 7 integral membrane protein, whose amino-acid sequence is MAGDNEETALKEARRRERQVTLENADSDIGFCGWLLVGLSLLLVLFTLPLSIWMCIKIVKEYERAIIFRLGRILRGGAKGPGLFFIVPCTDSFINVDMRTITFDIPPQEVLTKDSVTVSVDGVVYYRVQNATLAVANITNADAATRLLAQTTLRNVLGTKNLAEILSDREEIAHSMQSSLDDATDDWGIKVERVEIKDVKLPLQLQRAMAAEAEASREARAKVIAAEGEMNASRALKEASLVIAESPSALQLRYLQTLNTIAAEKNSTIIFPLPLEMMQGFIKH